The genomic segment CTGTCGAAAAACTCGATTGATGAACTCGATTGGGCGTATAAAACTGCAGCAGCGCTTAATATACCAAGAATAAGCCTCATAAAAAATCTCCTTTAAAAAAGTATTCGTGTGATTAGTGCAATTCGTGGTTTTGTTTTATCACCACGAATGACACGAATATCACGAATGGTTTAAACAGCAATTCTTTCATATCCTAATTTGGGGAAATGACCGAAATTGATATTATCAAAACAAGCCCCCATAATTCGATAGCTTTCTTCTTTAAATAATATTTTCTCCATTATGCCTTTTATTCGTGTGATTAGTGCAATTCGTGGTTTTCTCTCTTCATTTCCGGATTACAATTTTCACCGTTCCATTCACCTTAAGCGCACCATTATCGTAACTTCCCGGTTGTGGACAAATCTTTTCGATTATTTCGTTTGAGGCGCTTGCTTCACGGATCGCCTGCCTGATGCTTTCTCCCGGCTGAAGGATCCTGCATTCTGATACAGGAGTAAACTGAGGTATAATGGAGTAGTTTTTGTCCATTGTAAGAGTAATTTGTTCATTAAAACCCGTATTATCTCCGCTCCATCCTGAAAACTCAAATCCGCTATCCGCACTTACCGTAACGGTTACGGTGTCCGCCCAGCGATAAATATCTCCTGACGGATCTACGTGGACGCTTCCATTTTCTGCAGTGCCGACAGAAAGTGTACAATAGGTTGCCTCAACATGAATTATTGCAAACAGGGTGTCATTCAATTCACCATCGCTTACGATAATGCTTTCATCATATAATCCGCTGTCCCGATGGCCTGCAACAAATGAATACATCGTATCGGCAATAATGTTTCCTGATATTGAGTGTGAAGAGATTACATCGAAGGTGAGTTCATCGTGAGTATTCGGGTCCGACACAGAATCAGGTAATGGAATAGAGATTGAATCGCCTTCATTTACCTCAACATGAATCGAATCGGAATTCCATTGTGGAGCCAGATTTCCGGAAAAAACCGCTCCTGAAGGCAGTGATTCATAGTCTCCTTTATACGCTGTTACCCAGTAATGATAATTGCCGGGGTCGTTATCGGTATACACAGCCTGAGTGGTTTGAGCTACAGGTTCTGTTGTTTCGAATTTGCTGTCATGACGGTATACATTATAGCCCTCGGCGCCCTCCACCGGGTCCCAGAGAAGAATCACCGATCCGGTGGTTTTTTGCGCAGTCAGATTAACCGGGGCGTCCGGCGCTCCAAGAGGAGAAACTTTTACTGTTAGTACCTCTGTTGTGTCGGTACCCCATTTGTTTCGGACAACAGCCCTATAGGAACCTGAATCGCTGAGTTGTGATGGATCGATAATGAGTGGTCCGGAAGTTGAATCGATAAATTCGGTTCCGTTTTTGTACCAAATATTTGTCATAGAGGGGGTGCCCGATGATACCACCCAGAGTGTGCAGGCATTGCCTTCCTTCACATGAATTGTTGTTGCCTGGGAATCGATTACCGGAACAAGGCCTTCTATGGCAACTGTTGTGGTGCGGGAAATGGTGTGCTCGTTTTTCAACTGAGCAACTACCGAAACAAGCAGATCACCGGTAGAATTCGCCTCAAAGCGCAAATAAAAGGTATCCTTAATGCCGGTTGATTGAGTAATTTGGATCGTTGAATCAAGATCATCGCCAGCATCGAAGGTTAGTGAAGAGACCAGCCGTGGGAGCGTTACTGTTGCGGCAATTTCAATTGTGTCGCCGATTGTATGTCCCCCTGATGATACTATTTCGATTTCCAGATCCACATTATCATATTCGGTGGTCGGGTCGGTTGGTTTGGCGCATAAAAGAAGAAATACACAGAAAACCGACACCAGGAGAATAGCTACCATTAGCGTATTATTAGTTTTCATAATGATGCTCAGAGGAAAAAAGTAAATAAAGATGTATCTGCGCCGGCAGAACGAGTTTACAGCACGTGATGTTTAAAATAATTATGGGTGATGGCTTTGTAAACCATTTAATTAATATTTTCTCATTAAGTAATATCATAAAATGTCCTGGCGATTACCTGTTAAGATGAAAAAGAAAGAGTTTCTCATTAAAAGCCTTATTCTTCAACTTGATGATATAATCCTAAAATCGGCACTCCAATGAGAGCATCCCATGTGAAACAGAAATACTGATTATTCCCGGTAACGTAATATCTTAAAACGTATAACGCATAATGAATGCTATGGGATATGAGACGATTATAACGGCAAGGAATGGGAAATGCGCTTTTAAAGTGGCGCTTGATCACATCTTTATTTAAATCTTTTTCAATCTCAAAAACAGTTCATTTAAAAGGGGGCTCTGCATTTTATTATGATGCACAGGGAACTCATATTATTTCTTCTCTTTATCCTTATCGCTCTCCTCCGGAACCACCCATGTCGTTTTTTTCTTTAAACGTCCAAGCGAATCATATTCGAATTGAGTGTAATTGGCTAGTTGGTAGCCATCAGAAGGGTCATTGAAATCATTTGCAGTTAAATAGTATTCTCGAAACAAACGATTTTTAGAATCATATTCATAATGATTGATATTCACAATACTGTTCAAGGTATCGAATGAATTAAATCCAAACTTTGTTTTAACTTTTTTGTTTTTTCCATATTTTATCAGACTCACCAATGTAGGCTTTTGGTATGTTGTTACAATGTAATCTGCAACCACGCTATCGAAATCCGTGAAATAGTATCGCCTGATGCTGTTAGAATCAACTTTGCCTTTTTTCGTTTTAATAGATTCAATGTAATCTCCTCGATCTATATAATTAAACTCAGAACCTTCTGGTTCTTCATCACCGGGGCATTGCTTTTTTTCGTAGATTCTTTTACCCCATTTGTTTCGTTTATGATACCAGGTGCAATTTCTGTTTATATCAATAGAAACTTCAAACCTGCCTTTTTGTGAAATTTTTCGCACCCATCTACTTAACGTGTCGCCGTTATCCTGGGCAATAGAGAGTTCTGCTATTAATGTTGTGTCATCCCGATATTCATAGGTATGTATTTGTGCTAATTCATGGAAATTACGCAGTTTGCGATAGTTATACACACTGTCAATTTTACCGGATTTACCAATATAGAAATATCTCCACGAATCACTTTCGTGTGCATGCTTTGAAAAGTCAAGCATCTTTTCAGAAATGGCAGGGAGTTTCAAATTATGGATATTAACAAACTGGGATGGGCTGAATGATTTTAGTGCATATATATCAGCACAAAATAGTAACAAGAATATCAATAATCTCATAATATTTATTCCTTACCATAATAGGCATTAATAAGTTCCGTGGCATCTTTTTGAAACAGATCGCTGTCAAATTCCCAGATAGGACCGCCGTTGCCGAACCTGTTTGAACGATAACAGCTTTCAAGCGTGAGCAAAAAAGCCTTTTCGCCTGAAAGCGCTTCTTTCAATACTATTTGACCTGCAAGTTTGGAAATGAAATTGTCAATGCGCGTTTCAAGCGATTCGTCGAGACTTGATACAATTGAAGATGTTCCTTTGAATTCTTTACACCATTTTTTCCACAGCTCGCGTTCATAAAGACCCGGGTAGCGCTTTTTATTTTAGCCTTTGTACAGATGTAAAAGCACGCGTATGTCAATCCTCAAAAACAAATGGGTATTCCACTTCTGTTATCTCATTATTATTCCTTAATTCAGGAAAAATCCAGCGTAAAATCCTGGTAGAAATAATTTCAGCAAATTCTTCGTCATTCATTGTGTTTTTCACTGGCTTGCAATAGATTACTTTACCGAATTCATCTATGGCAAAGTGCATGATGATTGTGCCTTTCAGGTCCGGATTATTTCGCAAACGCTTGTTATACTGATATCTGAGTAGGGCAGCATTTTGTTTAGCGACGCGCCGAATCGATTCTATATCCCGTTTGCCTTTACGTATAACCGGTATCGATGCTTTCAGGTTTCCCCTTTTTTTCAGCATCGATGGCGCTTTCTTTAGCAATTCATCGACACCCCCGCCGCTTCCATAACCGCTGTTGCCGTAAATGATGCGTCCTTTTTTCTCAGTCGCATTTGTTCTGAAAGCAGGATCTGCAATAGCCGGAACAATTGTCGTGAAGCCTGCAAGGCGAGCTACAGAAACAAAGTGGACGAATTTCTCAAATGGAATAGTGTCTTTTCCAGAAATTACAATCCGGTTTATATCTACGGCATCATGAAATCTGCCTCTGATCCTGAGCATAATATTAAATACCTTGTCCTCGGCAACAAGAGGTTTTTTATGGTAGCTGGAAACATCTTCGATGTATTTCTTCACCGGAGGATTTTGAAGAATAAAGACGGTGTCTCCTGAATTAATATTCGCAACAGGCTTTTGGTCCAGGTCGATAAGAAGATTGCCGTTTTTGGTGTAATAATATTCCGTAACACCGGTGTCTTTCTGCGGACAAATAAACCAGAGACGCTCGAAGCGTGCTTGCTCAGAAACATCTTTGCCGGTACGTGGGTGAGTTACTGCCGCATCTACTTTGTGCTCAACCACGAACGATTTTCTTTTGGCCGGATGATAATAACGGTGGAATACTTTGAAATATGAAGGCGGCAGCATAGCGCCTTTAGCCGCAAGCGCATATTCGTTTTCATCAAGATTGATGCTCAGATCCAGCGTTTCACCTTTAGGAGTCGATGATGCAGGCTCATATCTCAGCAATTCGGAAGCTGATTTGCCGGTTACTCTGTTTTCAGTCTGTATGTACATAGATCTGAATCCTGTTTTAAGGACTGTTTTCATTAATCTGTATGCCACTGCGTAGTT from the Chitinivibrionales bacterium genome contains:
- a CDS encoding AgmX/PglI C-terminal domain-containing protein, with the translated sequence MRKAYSKYQKLIYTTFFTAIATILLNWNSTEAKTSKINDKAIRLPCTQSTEPVPQTLPVVSASNSVIALNNTVLSTDVLAIGSISYSESIILDSLKKQLQKTEKGQTEIILRFDRDLNYAVAYRLMKTVLKTGFRSMYIQTENRVTGKSASELLRYEPASSTPKGETLDLSINLDENEYALAAKGAMLPPSYFKVFHRYYHPAKRKSFVVEHKVDAAVTHPRTGKDVSEQARFERLWFICPQKDTGVTEYYYTKNGNLLIDLDQKPVANINSGDTVFILQNPPVKKYIEDVSSYHKKPLVAEDKVFNIMLRIRGRFHDAVDINRIVISGKDTIPFEKFVHFVSVARLAGFTTIVPAIADPAFRTNATEKKGRIIYGNSGYGSGGGVDELLKKAPSMLKKRGNLKASIPVIRKGKRDIESIRRVAKQNAALLRYQYNKRLRNNPDLKGTIIMHFAIDEFGKVIYCKPVKNTMNDEEFAEIISTRILRWIFPELRNNNEITEVEYPFVFED